A stretch of Acropora muricata isolate sample 2 chromosome 7, ASM3666990v1, whole genome shotgun sequence DNA encodes these proteins:
- the LOC136922212 gene encoding piggyBac transposable element-derived protein 4-like: protein MASGAKRQRYTLDEAVGIIFDDGSEHGGMDSGEESELDRELENFSEELSEPEGEIGEVRECENVEKEEEEDPDWIEGEGTEPRKQVAIDERMVKSRHRSGIRQYVKEKPTKWGIKLWVLADSCNGYTIDFNIYIGKDAARGVSEFGLGHDVVVKLISPYYYQGYHLYIDNFYTSVHLMKHLFQHGVLATGTILDTRRDFPANLKNGKQWGKGNARGTMRWQRDVPCLALQWVDNKVVSMITTSGNANDTVQVNRKTKSGGVWSSQEVPQPQVFAMYNKYMNAVDRSDQMLATHNVQRKCMRWWKTLFFHLIDIAVVNSFILFREHQKNNPDDPALRRTADYSLGDFREEVIHGICGFPDYDNPPVSTAARPPRPAPQASQFVTEHIPVQGEHRRNCVVCYREGRGEVKVQTYCSAPQCEGRYMHVAKQRNCFAVFHSAEYHLPNP from the exons ATGGCGTCCGGTGCGAAGCGTCAGAGATACACTCTAGATGAAGCTGTAGGGATAATTTTCGATGATGGGAGTGAACACGGTGGCATGGATAGTGGTGAGGAGTCAGAATTGGACAGGGAACTGGAAAATTTTAGCGAAGAATTGAG TGAACCGGAAGGAGAGATTGGAGAGGTAAGGGAGTGTGAGAATGttgaaaaggaagaagaagaagatccTGATTGGATTGAAGGAGAAGGTACAGAG CCTAGAAAACAGGTGGCTATAGATGAGCGTATGGTGAAATCACGTCACAGATCTGGCATCAGGCAGTACGTGAAGGAAAAACCAACCAAGTGGGGGATAAAATTGTGGGTACTTGCTGATAGTTGTAATGGTTATACCATAGACTTCAACATTTACATAGGGAAAGATGCTGCAAGAGGGGTCAGTGAATTTGGGCTTGGGCATGATGTTGTGGTAAAACTTATCAGTCCCTACTATTATCAAGGTTATCACCTTTATATTGACAATTTTTATACTTCAGTTCATCTCATGAAGCATTTATTTCAGCATGGAGTTCTTGCTACAGGTACCATTTTAGATACCAGGAGAGATTTTCCAGCAAACCTCAAGAATGGAAAGCAATGGGGAAAGGGTAATGCAAGGGGTACTATGCGATGGCAGAGGGATGTGCCCTGCTTAGCCTTACAGTGGGTTGACAATAAAGTTGTTTCAATGATTACCACATCTGGTAATGCTAATGACACTGTTCAGGTAAATCGCAAAACAAAATCTGGTGGTGTGTGGAGCTCACAGGAAGTACCTCAGCCTCAGGTCTTTGCAATGTACAATAAGTATATGAATGCGGTGGACCGATCTGACCAGATGCTGGCCACCCACAATGTGCAACGCAAGTGTATGAGGTGGTGGAAGACCTTGTTTTTTCACCTTATTGACATCGCTGTTGTCAATAGTTTTATTCTTTTCAGAGAGCACCAAAAGAACAATCCAGATGATCCTGCCCTCAGAAGGACCGCAGAttattcactgggtgactttagGGAGGAGGTTATCCATGGCATTTGTGGCTTTCCTGATTATGATAACCCTCCTGTGTCCACTGCAGCCAGACCCCCAAGGCCAGCTCCCCAAGCCAGCCAATTTGTTACAGAACACATTCCAGTTCAGGGTGAGCATAGGAGAAACTGTGTGGTCTGCTATAGGGAAGGTAGGGGTGAGGTAAAGGTGCAAACCTATTGCAGTGCACCACAGTGTGAGGGAAGGTATATGCATGTTGCTAAGCAGAGGAACTGCTTTGCAGTATTTCATAGTGCAGAGTATCACCTTCCCAATCCTTGA
- the LOC136921904 gene encoding uncharacterized protein, translating into MAEEERPSRVEVLHWQDLFSAALDLLEECEREWYTAEVGVRENIQIRLEYLIVALQQALPFVSINSAVLNEILGNIRLLHGQWIRHNSLNCTSLAVYSVTSPEVFRSGSVGRPKYLISEEVLLHLRSSGFTWTKIAQMLLVSRWTLRRRIVEYGLGEITGFSMISDSQLDNLVERFMSDHGTLVGYSLVSGHLRSLGLRVQRDRIRESIGRVDPGNSRIRWAVVISRRAYSVAGPNSLWHIDGHHSLVTWGFVIHGGIDGFSRLIVFLKCSTNNRINTVLDLFLTATQRFEWPSRVRSDHGGENVRVWEAMEERRGPNRGSYLVGTSTQNQRIERLWRDVFRVVTHIFYYTFQSMEEAGILERSNTLHLFALHFTFLPRINRALESFVEAWNLHPIRTEHNWTPEQIWINGMIDLRNRQLTAVADVVEGMGSTDDLEWFGFDPQAPHPGDDGLSTVVVDDVDIELPEDIGEQLLRVINPLAESSSFGIDLYIQVLEVLISHIV; encoded by the coding sequence ATGGCGGAGGAAGAAAGGCCTAGTAGGGTGGAAGTGTTACACTGGCAAGATCTTTTTTCTGCAGCTCTCGATCTCCTAGAAGAGTGCGAACGGGAATGGTACACTGCGGAAGTAGGAGTGAGAGAGAACATTCAAATAAGGCTGGAGTATCTTATAGTGGCTCTCCAGCAAGCTTTGCCTTTCGTCAGTATTAATAGCGCAGTACTGAATGAAATACTGGGAAATATTCGTCTTTTGCATGGACAGTGGATACGACACAACTCATTAAACTGCACAAGCCTTGCAGTGTATTCTGTGACCAGCCCCGAGGTCTTCCGATCTGGAAGCGTCGGGCGACCAAAGTATTTAATATCCGAAGAAGTCCTTCTGCACCTAAGATCGTCGGGTTTCACGTGGACTAAAATAGCTCAAATGCTTCTTGTTTCACGGTGGACATTGAGACGTCGTATTGTGGAGTATGGGCTAGGGGAGATAACAGGCTTCTCCATGATTTCGGATTCACAACTAGACAATCTCGTAGAACGTTTTATGAGTGACCATGGGACTTTGGTTGGGTATTCCTTGGTGTCTGGACATCTTCGGTCATTGGGTCTAAGAGTTCAACGGGATCGAATCAGGGAGAGTATTGGCCGCGTTGACCCTGGAAACTCTAGAATCCGTTGGGCTGTCGTAATTTCTAGGAGAGCATATTCTGTGGCAGGTCCAAATAGCTTATGGCATATTGACGGACACCATAGCCTGGTGACATGGGGATTTGTCATACATGGTGGAATCGATGGTTTTTCTCGCCtaattgttttcttgaaatgttcCACTAATAACAGAATTAACACTGTCCTAGATTTGTTCCTCACAGCAACACAAAGGTTTGAGTGGCCATCAAGGGTGCGAAGTGATCATGGGGGTGAAAATGTGAGGGTGTGGGAGGCAATGGAAGAAAGAAGAGGGCCTAATCGAGGGAGCTATCTCGTGGGAACATCAACTCAAAATCAGCGAATTGAAAGACTGTGGAGAGACGTCTTTCGTGTTGTTACACATATATTCTATTATACATTTCAATCCATGGAAGAGGCTGGTATCTTAGAGAGAAGTAACACACTTCATTTGTTTGCTCTTCACTTTACTTTCCTCCCTAGAATCAACAGGGCTTTAGAAAGTTTTGTAGAAGCTTGGAACCTTCACCCAATTCGAACTGAACACAACTGGACACCTGAGCAAATCTGGATAAATGGAATGATTGATTTAAGAAATCGACAACTTACAGCAGTAGCAGACGTGGTGGAAGGTATGGGAAGTACTGATGACTTGGAATGGTTTGGATTTGACCCACAAGCACCTCACCCTGGTGACGATGGGCTGTCAACGGTAGTTGTTGATGATGTTGACATTGAATTACCAGAGGATATAGGAGAACAATTATTACGTGTTATTAATCCTTTGGCAGAGTCAAGCAGCTTTGGAATTGACTTGTATATACAAGTTCTTGAAGTTCTGATATCACATATTGTCTAG
- the LOC136921905 gene encoding craniofacial development protein 2-like, which produces MTSGLSNDIQAISDIRQTAVINNELLRLRIDIAGLQETRLAESGCLKESDYTFFWHGEKEEKVHEYGVGFAVRNSLLDKVHLGDTGTERLLSMRLNTSDGPLNLPCVYAPTLTAPDDIKDSFYNQLETTIKGYQKQEALIILGDFNARVGDDYEAWPNCLGHFGVGKCTVKTRV; this is translated from the coding sequence ATGACATCTGGCCTATCCAATGACATCCAAGCAATCTCTGACATCCGTCAGACTGCTGTCATTAACAATGAACTACTGCGTCTTCGGATTGACATTGCTGGACTCCAAGAGACCCGACTAGCAGAGTCCGGATGCCTGAAGGAATCTGACTACACCTTCTTCTGGCATGGCGAGAAGGAAGAGAAAGTCCACGAGTATGGGGTTGGCTTTGCAGTGAGAAACTCGCTTCTTGACAAGGTCCATCTTGGTGACACTGGTACAGAGCGCCTACTTTCCATGCGTTTAAACACTTCAGATGGACCTCTCAATCTACCGTGCGTTTATGCTCCAACTCTTACAGCCCCTGATGACATCAAGGATAGCTTCTACAACCAGCTTGAAACCACAATCAAAGGCTATCAGAAGCAGGAAGCCTTGATCATATTGGGAGACTTCAATGCACGAGTAGGTGATGACTATGAAGCATGGCCCAATTGTCTTGGTCACTTTGGAGTGGGAAAAtgtaccgtaaagactcgtgtataa